In the Pseudochaenichthys georgianus chromosome 1, fPseGeo1.2, whole genome shotgun sequence genome, one interval contains:
- the dnajb1b gene encoding dnaJ homolog subfamily B member 1b, with amino-acid sequence MVNMGKDYYDILGIKKGASEDDIKKAYRKQALRFHPDKNKSPNAEDKFKEIAEAYDVLSDPNKKDIYDRFGEEGLKGGGAPAGGGGGGCAGPGNFSYSFQGDPHVIFSDFFGGRNPFDQFFGARNGGPDEDMDTEDPFARFGMGGGMGGFPRSFSSGMGGMGPHSSIVKKPQDPPVVHDLWVAMEDVLSGCTKKMKISRKMLNPDGRTVRTEGKILEVQIKKGWKEGTKITFPKEGDQTPTNIPADVVFVVKDKAHRVFKREGSDIVYTAKISLRDALCGCTVNAPTLDGRTVTVSTTDIVQPGMKRRVSGEGLPYPKRPDRRGDLLVEYEVKFPERLSQSARDTIAQVLPQS; translated from the exons ATGGTCAACATGGGTAAAGACTACTACGACATTTTGGGAATTAAAAAGGGAGCGTCGGAGGACGATATAAAGAAAGCTTATCGTAAGCAGGCTCTGCGCTTTCATCCGGACAAAAACAAGTCGCCAAATGCCGAGGACAAATTCAAAGAAATCGCCGAAGCTTACGACGTTTTGAGCGACCCGAACAAAAAGGACATTTACGATCGTTTTGGTGAAGAAG GTCTGAAAGGCGGAGGAGCACcagctggtggtggtggtggtggttgtGCTGGGCCTGGAAACTTCAGCTACTCCTTCCAGGGCGACCCCCATGTcattttttcagatttcttCGGTGGACGTAACCCCTTCGATCAGTTCTTTGGTGCCCGCAATGGAGGCCCAGATGAGGACATGGACACTGAAGACCCTTTTGCCCGCTTCGGGATGGGCGGTGGGATGGGCGGGTTCCCTCGCTCCTTCAGCTCTGGCATGGGAGGGATGGGACCTCACAGTAGCATTGTAAAGAAGCCTCAGGACCCCCCCGTGGTTCACGATCTCTGGGTTGCGATGGAGGATGTTTTGTCAGGTTGCACAAAGAAAATGAAGATCTCCCGTAAAATGCTGAACCCAGACGGGCGAAcagtaaggacagagggtaaaATCCTGGAGGTGCAGATAAAGAAGGGGTGGAAAGAGGGCACTAAAATCACATTTCCCAAAGAGGGGGACCAGACCCCCACAAACATTCCAGCCGACGTGGTTTTCGTGGTCAAGGACAAGGCCCATCGGGTATTCAAACGTGAGGGCTCGGACATCGTTTACACAGCAAAGATTTCACTAAGAGAT GCCTTGTGTGGCTGCACAGTCAACGCACCCACACTGGACGGCAGAACGGTGACCGTGTCAACAACAGATATTGTGCAGCCAGGGATGAAGCGACGCGTGAGCGGCGAGGGGCTGCCTTATCCCAAACGCCCCGACCGTCGAGGCGACCTGTTAGTAGAGTACGAGGTCAAGTTCCCAGAAAGGCTCAGCCAGAGCGCCCGGGACACCATCGCTCAGGTCCTCCCGCAATCCTAA